One stretch of Vogesella indigofera DNA includes these proteins:
- a CDS encoding phosphoribosylanthranilate isomerase produces the protein MSVRIKVCGFTRVEDVVAAANLGIDAIGLVFYDKSLRHVGIAQAQAIIAALPPFVTVVALFVNATREEIEAVLAQCAIDVLQFHGEESPEFCRSFRRPYLKAVRVQPGTDLQTLAAQYHDARGLLTDAFVEGAHGGTGKTFDWTLIPPQLPLPLILSGGLDEHNVADAVRRVRPAAVDVSSGVEAGKGIKSPQRVADFVAAVRAAQN, from the coding sequence ATGAGCGTTCGCATCAAAGTCTGTGGCTTTACCCGCGTCGAGGATGTGGTGGCTGCGGCCAACCTTGGCATCGACGCCATCGGCCTGGTGTTCTACGACAAGAGTCTGCGCCACGTCGGCATCGCGCAGGCACAGGCCATCATCGCCGCGCTGCCGCCGTTCGTGACCGTGGTGGCGCTGTTCGTCAACGCGACGCGCGAGGAAATCGAGGCCGTGCTGGCGCAGTGCGCCATCGACGTGCTGCAGTTTCACGGCGAAGAGTCGCCCGAGTTCTGCCGCAGCTTCCGGCGCCCGTACCTGAAGGCGGTGCGGGTGCAGCCCGGTACCGATCTGCAAACGTTGGCCGCACAGTATCACGACGCCCGCGGCCTGCTCACCGATGCCTTTGTCGAGGGCGCACACGGCGGTACCGGCAAGACCTTCGACTGGACGCTGATCCCGCCGCAACTGCCGTTGCCGCTGATCCTGTCCGGCGGCCTGGACGAGCACAATGTCGCCGACGCCGTGCGTCGCGTGCGCCCGGCGGCGGTCGATGTCTCCAGCGGTGTCGAGGCCGGCAAGGGCATCAAGAGCCCGCAGCGGGTGGCGGATTTCGTCGCCGCGGTGCGGGCGGCACAGAATTAA
- a CDS encoding type IV pilus assembly protein FimV: MKTNASSPSFALRPVLAGLLTACAVLPAWAGLGALRVLSAADETFYAEVAVEPEAGLSAPTASLASLERYPMLGPYAEAVRQLAIRTSEVSPGRYLITLSGPVLPRDQGLHFALELSWPSGRAIREYHLPASGQWPVTPDKKPSPHSVLPADKPSFITGAAAPAFGTGRLLSVRGLPLRMEVELLGDWPAAEHASQFQLAALHGLGDAQAVRFALRSRGGRQFLRLHHPQPVTSRHIGFELQARLGETEVVRRFSVAVPRAGQRYRKHVAPSAQALPVDGYRVKAGDSLNRLAQRYAPAARQAWMAAVLARNPQAFAGGDRDLLFAGAWLVFPDGKPAPTAIQHGLSATAPAKAAATPPAPVASAPSVAAPQPSEQIGQQLKAAQQRMKWLEAEISRLEASPAPAAASAAPAMPPLSDSEAAFLDGRLTEWVLTGIGGISVASLLAWMLLRRRKQKPADSAVDAGQMPAAPPPVVTAAATLVPPPAPADEIRLDTVDVLAEVEVLLAYGRSEAAESLLRNALRAEPEREDLRIKLLDLIAAQGNRGEFEAVALDVLAVFGPLSSLWTRVQQLGATLDADNPLYRAIERPMSEAVVLASASATAEAPEVPLSAAAAVVSEPLPEPSPVVPEPELPEFVVPEPVAPRRVADFAANDRQPVSVAGELSEQAAIAELAQLYREMGDSEMADTLLRDAGLLEAPKEAVDGS; encoded by the coding sequence ATGAAAACCAACGCTAGTTCCCCGAGCTTTGCCCTGCGCCCGGTGCTGGCCGGCCTGCTGACCGCCTGCGCGGTGCTGCCGGCCTGGGCCGGCCTCGGTGCGCTGCGGGTGCTGTCGGCGGCCGACGAGACGTTTTACGCCGAGGTGGCGGTCGAGCCGGAGGCTGGACTCAGCGCGCCGACGGCGTCGCTGGCGTCGCTGGAGCGTTATCCGATGCTGGGGCCTTACGCCGAAGCGGTACGCCAGCTGGCGATCCGTACCAGCGAGGTGTCGCCCGGCCGCTACCTGATTACCTTGTCCGGTCCGGTGCTGCCCCGTGATCAGGGCCTGCATTTTGCCCTTGAGCTGTCATGGCCTTCCGGTCGCGCCATCCGCGAATATCACCTGCCGGCATCCGGGCAGTGGCCGGTGACACCGGACAAGAAGCCTTCGCCGCACAGTGTCTTACCGGCGGACAAACCGAGTTTTATCACCGGTGCCGCCGCACCCGCCTTCGGTACCGGGCGTTTACTGTCGGTACGCGGGCTACCGCTGCGCATGGAAGTCGAGCTGCTGGGCGACTGGCCGGCGGCCGAGCACGCCAGCCAGTTTCAGCTGGCGGCACTGCACGGGCTGGGCGATGCGCAAGCGGTGCGCTTTGCGCTGCGCAGCCGTGGCGGGCGCCAGTTCTTGCGGCTGCACCATCCGCAGCCGGTGACCAGCCGCCACATCGGTTTTGAATTGCAGGCCCGGCTGGGCGAGACCGAGGTGGTGCGCCGTTTCAGTGTCGCCGTGCCCAGGGCCGGCCAGCGCTATCGCAAGCACGTGGCCCCGTCGGCGCAGGCGCTACCGGTGGACGGCTACCGCGTCAAGGCGGGGGATAGTCTTAATCGGCTGGCGCAACGCTACGCCCCGGCGGCGCGACAGGCCTGGATGGCGGCGGTTCTGGCGCGTAATCCGCAGGCCTTTGCCGGTGGTGATCGTGACCTGCTGTTTGCCGGTGCCTGGCTGGTATTTCCGGATGGCAAGCCGGCGCCCACTGCCATTCAGCACGGCTTGTCGGCGACCGCCCCGGCCAAGGCTGCCGCGACGCCACCGGCCCCGGTCGCCTCTGCGCCGTCAGTCGCAGCGCCGCAGCCGTCCGAGCAGATCGGCCAGCAATTGAAGGCGGCGCAGCAACGCATGAAATGGCTGGAAGCGGAAATCAGCCGGCTGGAGGCCAGCCCGGCGCCCGCAGCGGCCAGTGCCGCACCGGCGATGCCGCCGTTGTCGGACAGCGAAGCGGCGTTTCTTGATGGCCGCTTGACGGAGTGGGTGCTGACCGGGATCGGCGGCATTTCCGTGGCCAGCCTGCTGGCGTGGATGCTGCTGCGGCGCCGCAAGCAGAAACCGGCGGACAGCGCAGTGGACGCAGGCCAGATGCCGGCCGCGCCGCCGCCCGTGGTGACGGCAGCGGCTACGCTGGTGCCGCCGCCCGCGCCGGCCGACGAGATCCGGCTCGATACGGTCGACGTACTGGCCGAGGTGGAAGTGTTGCTGGCTTATGGCCGTAGCGAGGCGGCCGAGAGCCTGCTGCGCAATGCCCTTCGCGCCGAGCCGGAACGTGAGGATCTGCGCATCAAGTTGCTGGACCTGATCGCTGCGCAGGGCAATCGCGGCGAGTTCGAGGCGGTGGCACTGGATGTGCTGGCGGTATTCGGCCCGCTGAGCAGCCTGTGGACGCGGGTGCAGCAGCTGGGTGCCACGCTGGACGCGGACAACCCGCTGTATCGCGCCATCGAGCGGCCGATGAGCGAGGCCGTGGTGCTGGCGTCTGCGTCGGCCACGGCCGAGGCGCCCGAGGTGCCGTTGTCGGCAGCCGCTGCGGTGGTCTCGGAGCCGTTACCGGAGCCGTCGCCTGTGGTGCCGGAGCCTGAGCTGCCTGAGTTCGTGGTGCCAGAGCCGGTGGCGCCGCGCCGCGTGGCTGACTTTGCCGCCAATGACCGGCAGCCGGTGTCGGTGGCGGGCGAGCTGTCGGAGCAGGCGGCGATTGCCGAACTGGCACAGCTGTATCGCGAGATGGGTGACAGCGAGATGGCCGATACCCTGCTGCGCGATGCCGGGCTGCTGGAAGCGCCCAAAGAAGCGGTGGACGGTTCCTGA
- the truA gene encoding tRNA pseudouridine(38-40) synthase TruA codes for MRVALGVEYDGRAFSGWQTQPGGNTVQDKLNQALSRIAGHPVTTLAAGRTDAGVHALMQVVHFDSDAVRPLNAWVRGVNAHLPPEIAVMWAREVSDEFHARFSAFSRSYRYFLLTHPVRPGLTAGRVGWYHQPLDVAAMRAAAEVLLGRHDFSSFRAAECQAKSPLKDLQQLDISEVDGLLRFDLTADAFLHHMVRNIVGALLYVGRGKLDTAGMATLLAAADRTKAPPTFMPDGLYLTGVGYPAQFELPSQAQAARLTLWR; via the coding sequence ATGAGAGTTGCGTTGGGTGTGGAGTATGACGGCCGTGCGTTTTCCGGCTGGCAGACGCAACCCGGTGGTAACACCGTGCAGGACAAACTGAACCAGGCGCTGTCGCGCATTGCCGGTCATCCGGTGACCACCCTCGCCGCCGGCCGTACCGATGCCGGCGTGCATGCGCTGATGCAGGTGGTGCACTTCGACAGTGATGCCGTCCGCCCGCTCAACGCCTGGGTGCGCGGCGTCAATGCCCATCTGCCGCCCGAGATCGCCGTGATGTGGGCGCGGGAAGTCAGTGACGAATTTCATGCGCGTTTTTCCGCGTTTTCCCGCTCTTACCGCTATTTCCTGCTGACGCACCCGGTGCGCCCCGGGCTGACCGCCGGTCGCGTCGGCTGGTACCACCAGCCGCTGGATGTGGCCGCGATGCGCGCGGCGGCGGAGGTGCTGCTGGGGCGGCACGATTTTTCCAGCTTTCGCGCCGCCGAGTGCCAGGCCAAGTCGCCGCTGAAAGACCTGCAGCAGCTGGACATCAGCGAAGTCGACGGCCTGCTGCGCTTCGACCTCACCGCCGACGCCTTCCTGCACCACATGGTGCGCAATATCGTCGGCGCGCTGCTGTATGTCGGCAGAGGCAAGCTCGATACTGCCGGCATGGCGACGTTGCTGGCGGCGGCGGATCGCACCAAGGCGCCGCCGACCTTCATGCCCGACGGGCTGTACCTGACCGGGGTCGGCTATCCGGCGCAGTTCGAACTGCCGTCGCAGGCCCAGGCCGCGCGCCTGACCTTGTGGAGATAA
- the trpA gene encoding tryptophan synthase subunit alpha translates to MSRIAETFTRLQAAGEKALIPFITAGDPDPGLTVSLMHGLVEGGADVIELGVPFSDPMADGPVIQRASERALLHKVGLRNVLDMVREFRRSNQQTPVVLMGYLNPVHVLGYEVFAQEAAAAGVDGVLTVDCPPEEAGELSAALIAAKLDPVFLIAPTTPMARVKQIAALARGYVYYVSLKGVTGAGNLDIDDVARKIAALREFIDVPIGVGFGIRDAETARAISTAADAVVVGSRLVQEIEAATPETAKEQLTRLVASLKDAIR, encoded by the coding sequence ATGAGCCGTATTGCTGAAACCTTTACCCGCCTGCAAGCCGCCGGCGAAAAAGCCCTGATCCCGTTCATCACCGCCGGCGATCCCGATCCCGGCCTGACCGTTAGCCTGATGCACGGTCTGGTGGAAGGCGGTGCCGACGTGATCGAACTGGGTGTGCCGTTCTCCGACCCGATGGCCGACGGCCCGGTGATCCAGCGCGCCAGCGAACGTGCACTGCTGCACAAGGTCGGCCTGCGCAACGTGCTGGACATGGTGCGCGAATTTCGCCGCAGCAACCAGCAGACCCCGGTGGTGCTGATGGGCTACCTCAACCCGGTGCACGTGCTGGGCTACGAGGTGTTTGCGCAGGAAGCCGCTGCCGCCGGCGTCGACGGCGTGCTGACCGTGGACTGCCCGCCGGAAGAGGCGGGCGAGCTGTCGGCGGCGCTGATCGCCGCCAAACTCGATCCGGTATTCCTGATTGCGCCGACCACGCCGATGGCGCGGGTCAAGCAAATCGCCGCTCTGGCGCGCGGTTATGTCTACTATGTGTCACTTAAAGGCGTGACCGGTGCCGGAAATCTGGACATTGACGACGTAGCGCGTAAAATTGCCGCCCTTAGAGAATTTATTGATGTGCCGATCGGTGTCGGCTTCGGAATCCGCGATGCCGAAACGGCGCGCGCCATCTCTACCGCCGCGGATGCGGTGGTGGTCGGTAGCCGTCTGGTGCAGGAAATCGAAGCGGCGACCCCCGAAACTGCCAAAGAGCAGCTTACCCGTCTGGTGGCATCACTAAAGGATGCCATCCGTTAG
- the trpB gene encoding tryptophan synthase subunit beta: MSSYDFPDARGHFGPYGGVYVAETLMAALDELNAEYARAKADPAFWQEYHYELKHFVGRPSPIYHAKRWSEQLGGAQIYFKREDLNHTGAHKVNNTIGQALLARRMGKKRVIAETGAGQHGVASATVAARYGMECVVYMGSEDVKRQAPNVFRMKLLGATVVPVESGSKTLKDALNEAMRDWVTNIDSTFYILGTAAGPHPYPMLVRDFQRIIGIEAKEQMQEMVGRQPDMVVACVGGGSNAIGIFHPYVEVDGVRLVGVEAGGDGVATGRHAAPLTAGKPGVLHGFRSYLMQDENGQIIETHSVSAGLDYPGVGPEHSLLKDIGRAEYVAINDDEALKAFEDCCHLEGIIPALESSHALAHAAKVAPTMGKDQIILVNLSGRGDKDINTVAGLMGLTL, from the coding sequence ATGAGCAGTTATGACTTCCCCGATGCACGCGGTCACTTCGGCCCGTACGGCGGTGTCTATGTAGCGGAAACATTGATGGCAGCACTGGACGAGCTGAATGCCGAGTATGCCCGTGCCAAGGCTGATCCGGCTTTCTGGCAGGAATATCACTACGAACTGAAACACTTTGTCGGCCGTCCGAGCCCGATTTACCACGCCAAGCGCTGGTCGGAACAGCTCGGCGGTGCGCAGATCTACTTCAAGCGCGAAGATCTCAACCACACCGGCGCGCACAAGGTCAACAACACCATCGGCCAGGCGCTGCTGGCGCGGCGCATGGGCAAGAAACGCGTGATCGCCGAGACCGGTGCCGGCCAGCACGGCGTGGCCTCGGCTACCGTTGCCGCCCGCTACGGCATGGAGTGCGTGGTGTACATGGGCTCGGAAGACGTCAAGCGCCAGGCGCCGAACGTGTTCCGCATGAAGCTGCTCGGCGCCACTGTGGTGCCGGTGGAGTCCGGCTCCAAGACGCTGAAGGACGCGCTCAACGAGGCGATGCGCGACTGGGTTACCAATATCGACAGCACCTTCTACATCCTCGGCACCGCCGCCGGTCCGCACCCGTACCCGATGCTGGTGCGCGACTTCCAGCGCATCATCGGCATCGAGGCCAAGGAGCAGATGCAGGAAATGGTCGGCCGCCAGCCGGACATGGTGGTGGCCTGCGTTGGCGGCGGCTCCAACGCCATTGGCATTTTCCATCCCTATGTCGAGGTGGACGGCGTGCGTCTGGTCGGCGTCGAGGCTGGCGGTGACGGGGTGGCGACCGGCCGCCACGCGGCGCCGCTGACGGCCGGCAAGCCGGGCGTGCTGCACGGCTTCCGCAGTTACCTGATGCAGGACGAGAACGGCCAGATCATCGAGACCCATTCGGTGTCCGCCGGTCTGGATTACCCGGGTGTCGGTCCCGAGCACAGCCTGCTGAAGGACATCGGACGTGCCGAATACGTGGCCATCAACGACGACGAGGCACTGAAGGCGTTCGAGGACTGCTGCCATCTGGAAGGCATCATCCCGGCGCTGGAGTCCAGCCACGCGCTGGCGCACGCCGCCAAGGTGGCGCCGACCATGGGCAAGGATCAGATCATTCTGGTCAACCTGTCCGGCCGTGGCGACAAGGATATCAATACCGTCGCCGGTCTGATGGGTCTGACCCTGTAA